A single window of Luteipulveratus halotolerans DNA harbors:
- the cydB gene encoding cytochrome d ubiquinol oxidase subunit II: MELTTVWFVLIAVLWTGYFCLEGFDFGVGMLFPVLGTTEKRRRVLLNTIGPVWDGNEVWLITAGGATFAAFPHWYATMFSGFYLPLLLILVALIVRALGFEYRHKRNDDTWRQRWDWMIIAGSVVVPFIWGVTFTNIVRGIPINADREFTGSVLTLLNPAALFGGLALVAVCLLHGLLFVALKTDGEIRSDARTLAGRIGWVAVAAAAVLLVVLGLDSGSVASWIMTALAAVALVAALLLNARDREGLAFTGTFLAIGLAVASLFVMLFPDVMPSSTNAAWSLTVDNAASSHKTLGIMTWVGVLFLPIVLLYQGFTYWTFRKRITTEHIPPAHDERDWAPRRDRSPSEGAGV; this comes from the coding sequence ATGGAGCTCACAACTGTCTGGTTCGTCCTGATCGCCGTCCTGTGGACCGGCTACTTCTGCCTGGAGGGTTTCGACTTCGGCGTCGGCATGCTGTTCCCCGTGCTCGGCACCACCGAGAAGCGGCGGCGCGTGCTGCTCAACACGATCGGCCCGGTCTGGGACGGCAACGAGGTCTGGCTCATCACGGCCGGCGGTGCGACGTTCGCAGCCTTCCCCCACTGGTACGCCACGATGTTCAGCGGTTTCTACCTGCCGCTGCTGCTGATCCTCGTCGCCCTCATCGTGCGCGCACTCGGGTTCGAGTACCGCCACAAGCGCAACGACGACACGTGGCGGCAGCGATGGGACTGGATGATCATCGCCGGCTCGGTGGTCGTGCCGTTCATCTGGGGCGTGACCTTCACCAACATCGTGCGAGGCATCCCGATCAACGCCGACCGCGAGTTCACCGGCTCGGTCCTCACGCTCCTCAACCCGGCCGCGCTGTTCGGCGGGCTCGCGCTGGTGGCCGTCTGCCTGCTGCACGGACTGCTGTTCGTCGCGCTCAAGACGGACGGCGAGATCCGTTCGGACGCAAGGACTCTCGCGGGTCGCATCGGGTGGGTGGCGGTCGCCGCGGCAGCCGTCCTGCTCGTCGTACTCGGCCTCGACTCCGGTTCGGTCGCCAGCTGGATCATGACCGCCCTCGCAGCGGTCGCGCTCGTCGCGGCTCTGCTGCTCAACGCCCGCGACCGCGAGGGGCTCGCCTTCACCGGCACGTTCCTCGCCATCGGCCTCGCCGTGGCGTCGCTCTTCGTCATGCTGTTCCCCGACGTGATGCCGTCCTCCACCAACGCCGCGTGGTCACTGACCGTCGACAACGCCGCGAGCTCGCACAAGACGCTCGGCATCATGACCTGGGTCGGAGTGCTGTTCCTGCCGATCGTGCTGCTCTACCAGGGGTTCACGTACTGGACCTTCCGTAAGCGCATCACCACCGAGCACATCCCGCCTGCGCACGACGAGCGCGACTGGGCGCCCCGACGTGACCGGTCGCCGTCGGAGGGGGCCGGCGTCTGA
- a CDS encoding M1 family metallopeptidase, with translation MRRPEADPYLPGHGDHSYEVLHYDLDVDYALDNNHLTGRATLTVRANIDLDDLTLDLHHLKVVKVTGVRLKRHTHRSGRLRLVLQQPLAAGEEATVTITYRGAPKPVKDKVGDAGWEELEDGVIVASQPGGAPSWYPCNDRPDNKATYRITVTAASDYLVVANGVRTEQRRRASRTTWTYEMTDPMATYLATVQIGRYAEHEIRAVVPLTAALPPARRRAFDIAFADQPAMLELFTRLFGPYPFSGYRVVVTDDELEIPLEAQGLSIFGSNLLTRDWDSQRLIAHELAHQWFGNAVTLRTLRDIWLHEGFACYSEWLWSEESGGPTADQRAHEHWGRLAELGQRLVLGDPGPDDVFDDRVYKRGALTLHALRLTAGDEAFFDLLRAWVDRHRGGNVTTDDFVELAEERLDVPVRPIIDAWVRSGPLPPLPVRR, from the coding sequence ATGCGGCGACCCGAGGCTGACCCCTACCTCCCCGGGCACGGTGACCACTCGTACGAAGTCCTGCACTACGACCTCGACGTCGACTACGCGCTCGACAACAACCACCTCACGGGGCGCGCGACGCTGACCGTGCGTGCCAACATCGACCTGGACGACCTCACGCTCGACCTGCACCACCTCAAGGTCGTCAAGGTCACCGGTGTCCGGCTCAAGCGGCACACCCACCGCAGCGGTCGCCTGCGGCTCGTGCTGCAGCAGCCGCTCGCTGCGGGCGAGGAGGCCACGGTCACGATCACCTACCGCGGCGCCCCGAAGCCGGTCAAGGACAAGGTCGGCGACGCCGGCTGGGAAGAGCTCGAGGACGGCGTCATCGTCGCCTCGCAGCCCGGCGGCGCCCCGTCGTGGTACCCGTGCAACGACCGCCCCGACAACAAAGCGACCTACCGCATCACCGTCACGGCGGCCTCCGACTACCTCGTCGTCGCCAACGGCGTGCGCACCGAGCAGCGTCGCCGCGCGAGCCGCACGACGTGGACGTACGAGATGACCGACCCGATGGCGACCTACCTCGCCACGGTGCAGATCGGCCGGTACGCCGAGCACGAGATCCGCGCGGTCGTGCCCCTGACCGCGGCGCTGCCGCCGGCCCGGCGGAGGGCGTTCGACATCGCGTTCGCCGACCAGCCCGCGATGCTCGAGCTGTTCACGCGCCTGTTCGGGCCGTACCCGTTCAGCGGCTACCGCGTGGTCGTCACCGATGACGAGCTGGAGATCCCGCTCGAGGCGCAGGGGTTGTCGATCTTCGGGTCCAACCTGCTGACCCGCGACTGGGACAGCCAGCGCCTCATCGCCCACGAGCTGGCCCACCAGTGGTTCGGCAACGCCGTCACCCTGCGGACGCTGCGCGACATCTGGCTGCACGAGGGGTTCGCCTGCTACTCGGAGTGGCTGTGGTCGGAGGAGTCCGGCGGGCCGACCGCCGATCAGCGTGCGCACGAGCACTGGGGTCGACTGGCCGAGCTGGGCCAGAGGCTCGTCCTCGGCGATCCCGGGCCGGACGACGTCTTCGACGACCGGGTCTACAAGCGCGGAGCCCTCACCCTGCACGCCCTGCGGCTCACCGCGGGTGACGAGGCGTTCTTCGACCTGCTGCGCGCCTGGGTCGACCGCCACCGCGGCGGCAACGTCACCACCGACGACTTCGTCGAGCTTGCCGAGGAACGCCTCGACGTCCCGGTGCGTCCGATCATCGACGCGTGGGTCCGTTCCGGCCCGCTGCCGCCGTTGCCCGTACGCCGCTGA
- a CDS encoding TetR/AcrR family transcriptional regulator, whose translation MSQSAIESSGRAARRYATTHRLSVCAQRLADEHGVDGFTMDDLAADAGVSRRTLFNYFPTKDDAILGPQPQVDADLLAQFRSGGPTGDLLADLATLVRDLMASKSTTREDVAVVHRVMEANPRLMKLAHERFHAFGEAVLSDIEAREGDAYDAVRARVAITVLGALVALALDTFVNRDADATLSELFEIAFTHARSPLA comes from the coding sequence GTGAGCCAAAGTGCAATTGAGTCGTCGGGCCGCGCCGCCCGCCGCTACGCCACCACCCACCGGCTCTCCGTGTGCGCTCAGCGACTGGCCGACGAGCACGGGGTCGACGGCTTCACGATGGACGACCTCGCCGCCGATGCCGGGGTCTCACGGCGCACGCTGTTCAACTACTTCCCCACCAAGGACGACGCGATCCTCGGCCCGCAGCCGCAGGTCGACGCCGACCTGCTCGCGCAGTTCCGCTCCGGCGGACCCACGGGTGACCTGCTCGCCGACCTGGCCACGCTCGTACGCGACCTGATGGCCTCCAAGTCGACGACCCGCGAGGACGTCGCCGTCGTCCATCGCGTCATGGAGGCCAACCCACGACTGATGAAGCTCGCGCACGAGCGCTTCCACGCCTTCGGCGAGGCGGTGCTCAGCGACATCGAGGCGCGCGAGGGAGACGCGTACGACGCCGTACGCGCTCGCGTCGCCATCACCGTGCTCGGCGCCCTGGTCGCGCTCGCGCTCGACACGTTCGTCAACCGCGACGCCGACGCCACGCTCAGCGAGCTGTTCGAGATCGCGTTCACCCACGCCAGATCCCCTCTCGCATAA
- a CDS encoding BlaI/MecI/CopY family transcriptional regulator, translated as MRTGGGSSGLGDLESAVMQILWASPTPLSVREVHASLTERELAYTTVMTVLDRLAKKGLADRQREGRAWRYTARASREELTAQVLRTTLGGLAPADRTAALLHFLGESSPGERDELRAALDALERDSD; from the coding sequence ATGCGCACAGGAGGCGGCAGCTCGGGCCTGGGCGACCTGGAGTCTGCGGTCATGCAGATCCTCTGGGCCTCGCCGACCCCTCTGTCGGTCCGTGAGGTGCACGCGTCGCTCACCGAGCGCGAGCTCGCCTACACCACCGTGATGACCGTGCTCGACCGGCTCGCCAAGAAGGGCCTGGCCGACCGCCAGCGCGAGGGACGGGCGTGGCGCTACACCGCACGCGCCTCCCGCGAGGAGCTCACGGCCCAGGTGCTGCGTACGACGCTCGGCGGCCTCGCGCCCGCCGACCGCACCGCGGCGCTGCTGCACTTCCTGGGCGAGTCGAGCCCGGGCGAGCGCGATGAGCTGCGTGCGGCCCTCGACGCGCTCGAGCGCGACAGCGACTGA
- a CDS encoding MMPL family transporter, protein MATLLYRLGKTAYRRWPVFLAAWLLALIGFGTLAVSVSKPMADTFSIPGIPSLKAQDTQKELFPGTANAEDQATVNVVVAAPEGHTLKEPKYSGAVDALIADLKDTPQMPKTPLGNPVQASNAQYKMAVEQAVKQGTPRAVAETNAKQLLPLSADGRIGTITWTFDAPSVQDVKQETRDEVLASLDKARKSGLTAEVNGSGMQAMPETGGKSELLGVGVAALVLIITFGSLVAAGLPIISAFVGVGMGMLGIQLATAFTTIGTTTPMLATMIGLAVGIDYTLFILARYRNELHDTDDRAEAIGRAVGTAGSAVVFAGLTVIIALSALFVVGIPFLTSMGLAAAGTVFFAVLVALTLLPAVLGMLKSKSFGGRVRKQKVHREDDGKLINNGVRWARAIGKAPILIAALVIVVLGALATPVKDLHLALPSDSTASATTTQRKASDLMTEAFGPGREAPLVIIADGRDITDPQARPKAYSDVVAWASKQGDVANAQIVGMNKDGTGAQILITPKSGPDDQATLDLLQNLRDGEPGIENQTKVDVGTTGITAIQTDVSDRLTEALPLYLAVVVGLAFILLMLVFRSILVPLTATLGFLLSVLATLGATVLVFQEGHLGLVDGQPLVSFLPIILIGIVFGLAMDYQVFLVTRMREAYVHGATAKEAVVDGFRHGARVVTAAAAIMISVFAAFMLQPDNLIKSMGFALAAAVFFDAFIIRMVLIPAVMYLIGDKAWWLPKWLDKILPNVDVEGESLAKLQAATPKHATDAEAPADEDPSQPARHQADDDDDIDDEELTRV, encoded by the coding sequence ATGGCAACCCTGCTGTACCGGCTCGGAAAGACCGCCTACCGGCGGTGGCCGGTGTTCCTCGCCGCCTGGCTGCTCGCCCTGATCGGGTTCGGCACGCTCGCGGTGAGCGTGTCCAAGCCGATGGCCGACACCTTCTCCATCCCGGGCATTCCCTCGCTCAAGGCGCAGGACACCCAGAAGGAGCTGTTCCCCGGCACGGCCAACGCCGAGGACCAGGCCACCGTCAACGTCGTCGTCGCCGCACCCGAGGGGCACACCCTCAAGGAGCCGAAGTACTCCGGTGCCGTCGACGCGCTGATCGCCGACCTCAAGGACACGCCCCAGATGCCCAAGACGCCGCTGGGCAACCCGGTCCAGGCGTCCAACGCGCAGTACAAGATGGCGGTCGAGCAGGCCGTCAAGCAGGGCACACCGCGCGCGGTCGCCGAGACCAACGCCAAGCAGCTGCTGCCGCTGAGCGCGGACGGCCGCATCGGCACCATCACGTGGACGTTCGACGCCCCGTCCGTGCAGGACGTCAAGCAGGAGACCCGCGACGAGGTGCTCGCGAGCCTCGACAAGGCCCGCAAGTCCGGCCTGACCGCTGAGGTCAACGGCTCCGGTATGCAGGCCATGCCCGAGACCGGCGGCAAGAGCGAGCTGCTCGGTGTCGGCGTGGCCGCCCTCGTCCTCATCATCACGTTCGGCTCGCTCGTCGCCGCCGGCCTGCCGATCATCTCGGCGTTCGTCGGTGTCGGCATGGGCATGCTCGGCATCCAGCTCGCGACCGCTTTCACCACCATCGGTACGACGACCCCGATGCTCGCGACGATGATCGGCCTCGCGGTCGGCATCGACTACACGCTGTTCATCCTCGCCCGTTACCGCAACGAGCTGCACGACACCGACGACCGCGCCGAGGCGATCGGTCGAGCCGTCGGCACCGCAGGATCCGCAGTGGTGTTCGCGGGTCTGACCGTGATCATCGCGCTGTCCGCGCTGTTCGTCGTCGGCATCCCGTTCCTCACCTCGATGGGTCTGGCCGCCGCCGGCACCGTGTTCTTCGCGGTCCTCGTCGCCCTGACCCTGCTGCCGGCCGTGCTCGGCATGCTGAAGTCGAAGTCCTTCGGCGGCCGGGTGCGCAAGCAGAAGGTGCACCGCGAGGACGACGGCAAGCTCATCAACAACGGTGTGCGCTGGGCGCGCGCCATCGGCAAGGCGCCGATTCTCATCGCCGCGCTCGTGATCGTCGTCCTCGGCGCGCTCGCGACGCCGGTCAAGGACCTGCACCTGGCCCTGCCGAGCGACTCGACGGCGTCGGCGACCACGACCCAGCGCAAGGCGTCGGACCTGATGACCGAGGCGTTCGGCCCCGGCCGCGAGGCCCCGCTGGTGATCATCGCCGACGGTCGCGACATCACCGACCCGCAGGCGCGACCGAAGGCGTACAGCGATGTCGTCGCCTGGGCGTCCAAGCAGGGTGACGTCGCCAACGCCCAGATCGTCGGCATGAACAAGGACGGCACCGGCGCCCAGATCCTGATCACGCCGAAGTCCGGCCCCGACGACCAGGCCACGCTCGACCTGCTGCAGAACCTGCGCGACGGCGAGCCCGGCATCGAGAACCAGACCAAGGTCGACGTCGGCACCACCGGCATCACAGCCATCCAGACCGACGTGTCGGACCGCCTGACCGAGGCGCTGCCGCTCTACCTCGCGGTGGTCGTCGGCCTGGCGTTCATCCTGCTGATGCTGGTGTTCCGCTCGATCCTGGTGCCGCTGACCGCGACCCTCGGGTTCCTGCTGTCGGTGCTCGCCACGCTCGGCGCGACCGTGCTGGTGTTCCAGGAGGGCCACCTCGGCCTGGTCGACGGGCAGCCGCTGGTCAGCTTCCTGCCGATCATCCTCATCGGCATCGTGTTCGGTCTCGCGATGGACTACCAGGTGTTCCTGGTGACCCGGATGCGTGAGGCGTACGTGCACGGCGCGACCGCCAAGGAGGCCGTCGTCGACGGGTTCCGCCACGGCGCCCGCGTGGTCACGGCGGCCGCGGCGATCATGATCTCGGTGTTCGCGGCGTTCATGCTGCAGCCCGACAACCTGATCAAGTCGATGGGCTTCGCGCTCGCGGCAGCCGTGTTCTTCGACGCGTTCATCATCCGCATGGTCCTCATCCCCGCGGTGATGTACCTCATCGGTGACAAGGCGTGGTGGCTGCCGAAGTGGCTGGACAAGATCCTGCCCAACGTCGACGTCGAGGGCGAGAGCCTGGCCAAGCTGCAGGCGGCCACGCCCAAGCACGCCACCGACGCCGAGGCGCCCGCCGACGAGGACCCGTCCCAGCCGGCCCGTCACCAGGCCGACGATGACGACGACATCGACGACGAAGAGCTCACGCGGGTCTGA
- the cydC gene encoding thiol reductant ABC exporter subunit CydC: MRPFDPRLVREIPAVRRPLALLGALGVVGGALAVAQAFALAHLVVCVVRSDGVGRAGLIVGALLVARGIVSAATDFVAAWSGSRVAGEVRERRVAGWLGAPIERRPSSDRMTTLAGEGASSLEPYVSRYLPALVTAAVVPALALVALLWTDVWSALIVIATLPLLPVFAALIGKHTERETASRWAEMTTLAGHFLDVVRGLPTLVSYQRGEAQVDVVRAVSDRHRRATVRTLRTAFLSSAALELLATISVAMVAVAVGLRLAGGHMALGTALTAILLAPEAYWPVRRVGQEYHAAADGAQALDELLAADDVADRPAYDGGPVRAEGLTYRYPGSSTDVLHELNLSIGTGLTAITGPSGCGKTTVLDLLAGLREPTAGSVHAPRAHLVTQRPFVVPTTLATNLALSDPPDGAPAQAPLTGRDVTSRARTAAPEVTFRLGSEVLDGETVLGDDGFGLSAGQRAELALERARRDDAPLLLVDEPTAHLDPDAAARVRELLTELASERTVVVVTHDPELAASADRTIALSPAPTPSPSAHVVLVEAGPNQHDMRTRPVEVGAATDSARPARKPHPWWAAGLLGGLAAASGVALTATSGWLIVRASERPVVLTLLTAIVAVRTFGIGRPVLRYAERVLSHDAALADLTDRRTRSYARLIPLTPARLGRRRRGDLLTGFVRDLDDAVFASVRVRVPVMSALVALAVAIALATALLPRAGLVVLALAAALALVCAGCYALERRTQRAALQARADVATASHLATANMPDLQAISATTYATSRLAETHRRLERATLRQARATALGGAAMLALTGAATALIAVVVAGEVAPPLAAMLVLLPVALSEVAATLPPAMSALAASRAAEARVETLLAQEPAVRDTDASAEPGTRPALQLVGVSATWDDRRTALPATDLTVRPGAHVAVTGPNGSGKSTLLAVLARQLDPTTGAHLVDGHEVRTLSTDAVRRRVAVVDDEPHVFAGSVRANLALARPDADDSAITTALVDAGLGRWLAALPDGLDTSIGSERGLSGGERARLGIARALLSRRPMVLLDEPVAHLDHPTAQSVLADLHLSARDRSVVIVTHQRAATERCETVLRWGALDRAPSVSAR, from the coding sequence ATGCGCCCCTTCGACCCTCGCCTGGTTCGCGAGATCCCTGCCGTACGACGACCGCTCGCTCTGCTCGGAGCGCTCGGCGTCGTCGGTGGTGCGCTCGCCGTGGCGCAGGCGTTCGCTCTCGCGCACCTGGTCGTCTGCGTGGTGAGGAGCGACGGGGTCGGTCGGGCTGGATTGATCGTCGGCGCTCTGCTCGTCGCCCGCGGAATCGTCTCTGCTGCAACGGATTTCGTTGCGGCGTGGTCAGGAAGCCGGGTCGCCGGCGAGGTCCGTGAGCGCCGCGTCGCGGGCTGGCTGGGGGCACCGATCGAGCGACGCCCGTCGTCCGACCGCATGACCACGCTGGCCGGCGAGGGTGCGTCGAGCCTGGAACCGTACGTCTCCCGCTACCTGCCGGCCCTGGTCACCGCAGCGGTCGTGCCCGCGCTCGCGCTGGTCGCACTGCTGTGGACCGACGTGTGGAGTGCGCTCATCGTCATCGCGACGCTGCCGCTGCTGCCGGTCTTCGCTGCGCTCATCGGCAAGCACACCGAGCGCGAGACGGCGTCTCGGTGGGCCGAGATGACTACTCTCGCAGGGCATTTCCTCGATGTCGTACGCGGACTTCCGACTCTCGTGTCGTACCAGAGAGGGGAGGCGCAGGTCGACGTCGTACGCGCCGTCAGCGATCGTCACCGCCGCGCGACCGTACGCACCCTGCGGACGGCGTTCCTGTCCTCGGCGGCCCTGGAGCTGCTCGCGACCATCTCGGTGGCGATGGTCGCGGTCGCCGTCGGGCTGCGGCTCGCCGGCGGACACATGGCGCTCGGCACCGCGCTGACCGCGATTCTCCTGGCGCCAGAGGCGTACTGGCCGGTCCGTCGCGTCGGCCAGGAGTACCACGCAGCCGCCGACGGCGCCCAGGCACTCGATGAGCTGCTGGCCGCGGACGACGTGGCCGACCGACCGGCGTACGACGGTGGTCCGGTGCGCGCAGAGGGCCTGACCTATCGCTACCCCGGCTCGTCGACCGACGTCCTGCACGAACTCAACCTGTCGATCGGCACCGGCCTCACGGCGATCACCGGTCCGTCGGGCTGCGGCAAGACCACCGTCCTCGACCTGCTCGCCGGGCTGCGCGAGCCGACCGCAGGCTCGGTGCATGCGCCTCGGGCGCACCTGGTGACCCAGCGGCCGTTCGTCGTACCGACCACGCTCGCCACCAACCTCGCGCTCTCCGACCCGCCCGACGGCGCCCCAGCCCAAGCCCCACTCACCGGGCGAGATGTGACTTCACGAGCCCGCACAGCAGCCCCTGAAGTCACATTTCGCCTGGGGAGTGAGGTGCTCGACGGCGAGACGGTGCTGGGCGACGACGGGTTCGGGCTGTCGGCGGGCCAGCGTGCCGAGCTCGCCCTCGAGCGCGCCCGCCGTGACGACGCGCCCCTCCTGCTGGTCGACGAGCCCACCGCGCATCTGGACCCCGACGCCGCCGCGCGCGTCCGCGAGCTGCTGACCGAGCTCGCCAGCGAGCGCACCGTCGTGGTCGTCACGCACGATCCCGAGCTCGCGGCGTCGGCCGACCGGACGATCGCCCTCTCTCCGGCCCCGACCCCTTCGCCGAGTGCGCATGTCGTGCTGGTTGAGGCCGGCCCGAACCAGCACGACATGCGCACTCGGCCGGTCGAGGTGGGGGCCGCCACCGACTCCGCACGCCCGGCCCGGAAGCCCCACCCGTGGTGGGCGGCCGGGCTCCTCGGCGGCCTGGCCGCAGCGTCCGGTGTCGCGCTCACCGCGACCAGCGGCTGGCTGATCGTCCGCGCATCCGAGCGCCCGGTCGTGCTGACCCTGCTCACAGCGATCGTGGCCGTGCGCACGTTCGGCATCGGCCGTCCCGTGCTGCGGTACGCCGAACGCGTCCTCTCCCACGACGCGGCCCTCGCCGACCTGACCGACCGGCGTACGCGCTCGTACGCCCGACTGATCCCGCTCACGCCCGCCCGCCTCGGCCGCCGCCGACGCGGTGACCTGCTCACCGGGTTCGTGCGTGACCTGGACGACGCGGTGTTCGCGAGCGTGCGGGTGCGCGTGCCGGTCATGTCGGCGCTCGTGGCTCTCGCCGTCGCGATCGCCCTGGCCACCGCGCTGCTGCCCCGAGCGGGTCTCGTCGTCCTCGCCCTCGCCGCGGCCCTCGCGCTGGTCTGCGCCGGGTGCTACGCACTCGAACGCCGTACGCAGCGCGCGGCCCTGCAGGCCCGCGCTGATGTCGCCACAGCCAGCCACCTCGCGACCGCGAACATGCCTGACCTGCAAGCGATCTCAGCGACGACGTATGCGACCAGCAGGCTCGCCGAGACCCACCGCCGGCTCGAGCGAGCCACCCTGAGGCAGGCCCGCGCCACCGCGCTCGGCGGCGCTGCGATGCTGGCGCTCACCGGTGCCGCGACCGCGCTGATCGCCGTCGTCGTCGCCGGCGAGGTCGCTCCGCCTCTCGCAGCCATGCTCGTGCTCCTGCCGGTCGCGTTGAGTGAGGTCGCCGCGACCTTGCCGCCGGCCATGTCCGCTCTCGCGGCGTCGCGTGCGGCCGAGGCCCGGGTCGAGACGCTGCTCGCGCAGGAGCCCGCGGTGCGTGACACCGACGCGAGCGCCGAGCCCGGCACCCGGCCCGCGCTGCAGCTGGTCGGGGTCAGTGCCACCTGGGACGACCGGCGTACGGCGCTGCCTGCTACCGACCTCACCGTGCGGCCCGGCGCACACGTCGCCGTGACGGGCCCCAACGGCAGCGGCAAGTCCACGCTGCTCGCCGTGCTCGCCCGACAGCTCGACCCGACGACCGGCGCCCATCTCGTCGACGGCCACGAGGTGCGCACCCTCTCGACCGACGCCGTACGCCGGCGGGTCGCCGTGGTCGACGACGAGCCGCACGTCTTCGCCGGGTCGGTCCGCGCCAACCTGGCCCTCGCCCGGCCGGACGCCGACGACTCGGCGATCACGACCGCGCTGGTGGACGCCGGCCTCGGACGGTGGCTCGCGGCACTGCCCGACGGCCTCGACACGAGCATCGGGTCCGAGCGCGGCCTGTCCGGTGGTGAGCGCGCTCGGCTCGGCATCGCGCGCGCCCTCCTGTCGCGACGACCGATGGTGCTGCTCGACGAACCGGTCGCTCACCTGGACCACCCGACGGCGCAGTCCGTGCTGGCCGACCTGCACCTGTCGGCGCGCGACCGGAGCGTGGTGATCGTCACCCACCAGCGCGCTGCCACCGAACGGTGTGAAACTGTGCTGCGATGGGGCGCACTCGACCGTGCGCCCTCAGTGAGCGCGCGATGA
- a CDS encoding cytochrome ubiquinol oxidase subunit I, which produces MNVDLARWQFAVTTVYHFLFVPVTIGLSAFVAGFHTVYLRTRNPAHLRLSKFLGKLFTINFGLGLVTGIVQEFQFGMNWSDYSRFVGDIFGAPLAIEALLAFFLESTFLGLWIFGWGRIPEKLHVACIWIVHIGTLLSAYFILAANSFMQHPVGYRINPETGRAELTDFVAVLTNKVQMVTFPHTAFASYMCGAAVVLGACMWHIHKKHVADDLPMYRTGARVGAIALLVAGAGVAISGDFQGKVMTEVQPMKMAAAEALYETQDSAPFSILTVSSLNGEQEKVAITVPKLLSFLGTGSFDGTIHGINDLEAQYQAKYQQAELTSSPSYTPTLPLTYWSFRMMIGIGMSSCAVALLALWTLRRRNDAPARSRWWPWLVGFVAVAPVLGNAFGWIFTETGRQPWLVFGLFTTKSGVSPGVSTAEVATSLITFTLLYAVLAVIEVRLTLRYAKAGAEPLKDPPDTPSDSSSDDSQPLQFAY; this is translated from the coding sequence GTGAACGTCGACCTGGCTCGGTGGCAGTTCGCTGTCACGACCGTCTACCACTTCCTGTTCGTGCCGGTCACGATCGGCCTGTCCGCGTTCGTCGCCGGGTTCCACACGGTGTACCTGCGCACTCGCAACCCTGCTCATCTGCGGCTGTCGAAGTTCCTCGGCAAGCTGTTCACGATCAACTTCGGCCTCGGCCTGGTGACCGGCATCGTCCAGGAGTTCCAGTTCGGGATGAACTGGTCGGACTACTCACGATTCGTCGGCGACATCTTCGGGGCGCCGCTCGCGATCGAGGCGCTGCTCGCGTTCTTCCTGGAGTCGACGTTCCTCGGTCTGTGGATCTTCGGCTGGGGTCGCATCCCCGAGAAGCTGCACGTCGCGTGCATCTGGATCGTGCACATCGGCACGCTGCTGTCGGCGTACTTCATCCTCGCGGCCAACTCGTTCATGCAGCACCCGGTCGGCTACCGCATCAACCCCGAGACCGGCCGCGCCGAGCTGACCGACTTCGTCGCCGTGCTCACCAACAAGGTGCAGATGGTGACGTTCCCGCACACCGCGTTCGCGTCGTACATGTGCGGCGCCGCGGTCGTGCTCGGCGCGTGCATGTGGCACATCCACAAGAAGCACGTCGCCGACGACCTGCCGATGTATCGCACCGGCGCCCGCGTCGGCGCGATCGCGCTGCTCGTCGCCGGGGCGGGCGTCGCCATCAGCGGTGACTTCCAGGGCAAGGTCATGACCGAGGTGCAGCCGATGAAGATGGCGGCCGCCGAGGCGTTGTACGAGACGCAGGACTCCGCGCCGTTCTCGATCCTGACCGTGTCGAGCCTCAACGGCGAGCAGGAGAAGGTCGCCATCACCGTCCCGAAGCTGTTGTCGTTCCTCGGAACCGGCAGCTTCGACGGCACCATCCACGGCATCAACGACCTCGAGGCGCAGTACCAGGCCAAGTACCAGCAGGCCGAGCTCACCTCGTCGCCGTCGTACACCCCGACGCTGCCGCTCACGTACTGGTCGTTCCGGATGATGATCGGCATCGGCATGAGCTCGTGCGCGGTCGCCCTGCTCGCCCTGTGGACCCTGCGACGTCGCAACGACGCACCCGCCCGATCGCGCTGGTGGCCCTGGCTCGTCGGGTTCGTCGCAGTGGCGCCCGTGCTGGGCAACGCGTTCGGCTGGATCTTCACCGAGACCGGTCGTCAACCGTGGCTCGTGTTCGGCCTGTTCACGACGAAGTCCGGTGTGTCACCTGGTGTCTCGACGGCCGAGGTGGCGACGTCGCTCATCACGTTCACCCTGCTGTACGCCGTCCTCGCCGTCATCGAGGTACGCCTCACCCTGCGTTATGCCAAGGCCGGTGCAGAGCCGCTCAAGGATCCGCCGGACACGCCGTCGGACTCGTCGTCCGACGACAGCCAACCTCTCCAGTTCGCTTACTAG